The genomic DNA AACCTACTCTAGACATCGCACATCTAAAGCCAATATAATCTGTAGCCATAGTTTGTGGGAAATAACGTCTTTGTGCTGGGTCTAACCAATATTCTCTATCTCTCCAAGATCCGCCTTTGTATACTCTAACTTCGTCGTTAATTAAAGATGTTCTCTTGTTAGATTTATCTCTTTCTCTTATTAAAGTTCCTGTAGAATCATACTCAACAGAATGCTTAGGTGAGTTGTACATTTTTCTTGTAACATTAGCATTATCACCATCTTCAGATTCATCAAAACCATCATCGTACATACGAGAAGATTGTCTATCACCATCTCTAAAGTTTCTATTGTCTGCTCTGTCAAAGTTTGTTCTTAAGTAAGTTTCATTTTCATCAACAGGTTGTTGTGCAATTTCTCCTGGTAATACTCTTACTACTAATTTTCCTGTAGGCAAAGTATCGTACTCAACTTCATCTGTTGTTACAACTTTAACAGTACCATCATCATTTAATACATTTTTAGTATAAACGTTACCACGGTAGTAGTTAAAATCATTAAATTCATCATCAACAATTGGTCTGTAAACATCTGCAACCCATTCTGCAACATTACCAGCCATATCGTAAAGACCGTAATCATTAGGAGCATAAGTTTTTACTTGAGCAGTAATATCTGCACCATCATCAGACCATCCAGCTATTCCACCGTAATCACCTTTACCTTGTTTAAAGTTAGCTAATTGGTCACCACGTACTTGGCGTTTTCCAGAACGAGTGTATTGTCCATCCCAAGGATATTTTTTACGACCTCTATATACATTGTAACTTCTAACTTCAGATAATCCTAAAGCAGCATATTCCCATTCTGCTTCTGTTGGTAGTCTATACTTTGGTGAAATAACACCAGTTTGTCTAGATGCAAAAACATTAATTTCGTTACCTTCTTTATCTGTTTGAGGTTTTAATTTCCCTCCTTTAAGTATCTCTTCATTACCTCCAAAAGTTTGTGTTGGAGCATTAATGTAAGTATCTGTGTTAAAGTTAGCGTCTGCAGTTGCTTCATACTGGCTATCTTGTTTTAAGTAACCTTCTTGCTGTAAATACATTTCGTTTACACGATCTGTTCTCCAGTTAGCAAACTCAACAGCTTGAATCCAACTTACACCAACTACAGGATATTCTGCATAACCTGGGTGACGTAAATAGTTTTCTGTCATTACTTCATTATAACCTAAACGATTTCTCCATACTAAGGTATCTGGAACAACACCTTCGTAAATTGCTCTAAAGTTTTCTTCTTCTGGTGGATAAACTCGTTTAATCCAATCTAAGTATTCCATATACATTAAATTGGTAACTTCTGTTTCATCCATATAGAATGATTGTAAGTGTTGTTGATTTGGAGTGTTATTCCAATCATGCATCACATCATCTTGTACACGACCCATGGTAAAGGTACCGCCTTCAACGAATACTAAACCAGGAGCAGTTTCTTGCTCTTTAAATTTTGTGTTGTATTGGAAACCTCCTTCTTTAGAGTTAATATCCCAACCAGTAGCTCTTGAAGTATTAGATCCTCCAGAACGTCCACAACTAACCAAGGTTAGCGAAATTGCTAATACTATTAGTATCCTTGATACGATTACTTTTTTCATATTCATACGTTTAAGTAAGATAAATTATGTTTTTGGAGACGCAATATAAGAATTAAAGCCAACTCTACAAGAGATTTTGTGAAAATTGATAAAAAAAATATTACAGTTCATCCTGTTTATTTACGTTACATCGATTCTTTTTTTGTCGTTTATCGACGTTTTGAATCACTATAACGTGCGTTTTTTTAATTTATTATTGTAATTTTGAAGTCTTTTTAAGAAATTTTTAAGAACCTAATAATAACAATGAAATAACTCCGTTATTAAAAGCAATGAAAAAGATTCTATTTGTAATTACAATGCTAATTTGTGCTGTAGTTTTTGCACAGCAAAAAAAGTTTAACCTAAATTGGCAAGGAGTAAAAACCTTTCATTCGGGAACTCATACCATTCAAGTTCCTGAGTTTTTACCTAAAAAAAACTTTAAATTTAGTTTAGCTCAAGGTATTCAGTTTGTATCACAATGGGAGTCGCCTACCTTAATAAATGAAAATAGTGTTAATCTTACTAATGTAACTTACAGTAATATAACTAAGTCTCAATTAAAAGGTATTAACCTTTCTACAGTTCCTTCCACTATACAAGTTGTATTAAAAAATGTGAGCGATAGAAATAAAAATTATGCGGTATTGCAAGTGTCTGCTATTGTTAAATCTGGTAATTCTTATAAGAAAGTTACTGGTTTTACAATTAATTATAACAATTCAAATTCTGGAAGATTGGCTAATAGAAATCCTTTAATATTTAATTCTGTTTTAAATACTGGAAGTTGGTATCGTTTTGCTGTAAAAGATACGGGAGTATTTAAACTGTCTAAGTCTTTTTTAAATCAATTAGGTATAAATGTTGAAAGCTTTGATCCTCGTACTATTAAAATATATGGTTCTGGAGGACAAATGTTACCTTATGAAAACTCAGCAAACTATCCTTATGATCCAGAAGAAAATGCAATTCAGGTTATTGGTGAAGATGATGGTTTTTTTCATGACAGTGACTATGTTTTATTTTATGGTGTTGGACCAAAAGGTAGAGTGGAAGACTCTAGTATAAATACAAATTTAAATCCATATATAGATACTGCTTTTTATTACATATCTATTGGTAGTGGTTTGGGAAAACGTATTTTGCCTTTTCAAGAACCTACTGGTGCAGCGACATTAACAATAAACAGTTTTCAAGATTACAAATTTCATGAGGTTGATGATTTTAATTTAGCATTTGTTGGTCGTCGTTGGTTTGGTGATAAATTTGATATAGAAACGTCTAAAACTTTCGATTTTAATTTTCCAGATTTAGATACTACAACCCCAATAAATCTTAAACTTATAGGCGTAACAACTTCTACTAGTGCAGCTAGTATGGCTATTAATATTAATGGCGCTCAGGTTTCAACTTTAACAATACCTTCAGCCACAGGAGCCAATGTAGCTTCAGAAGCTCTTTATCAAGATAATATTCCAGTAGCGAGTGAAAATGTTTCGGTTCAAATAAATTATGATAATCAAGGTGTTCCTGGTGGTGCTGGTTATATAGATTATTTAGCAATTGAAGCTACTAGAAATTTAAATTATAACGGTAATCAATTTCAGTTTAAAAATAATCAAACAGCACAATCTTCAGGAATTGGCGAGTATGTAATTACAGGAGCGGCAAATTTACCAGAAGTTTGGAATGTAACAGATAATTTAAACGTAACTAAAAAAGTAAACACTAGCAATGCAGCAACCTTTAGTTTTAAATCTACATTAGGAACTCTAAAAAAATATGTAGCGGTATCAACTTCAGATTTTAAAACACCTATAGTACCAGCATCTACAAAAGTTAATAACCAAAATATTAAAGGCACAATTTTTAATAACTCTCAAGGTGCTTTTCAAGATATAGACTATGTGATTGTAACTCCTACATCACATTTAAGTCAAGCAGAAAGACTGGCACAAATTAATAGAACAAAAAATAATTTAAATGTAAAAGTTGTTACTGCAGAAGCTATTTATACAGAGTTTAGTACAGGTAACCAAGATATTGCAGCAATAAGAAATTTTGTAAAATATGTTTATGAAAATGCTAGTTCTACTCAAAATAGATTAAAATATTTATGTCTTTTTGGAGATAGTTCTTTTGATTATAAAGCTAAAATAGCATCTAACACCTATAATTTACCACTTTGGAATGCGTATAGTAGTTTTAATTACACCAATTCATATATATCAGACGATTTTTATGGATTGATGGATGATAACGAAGGTGATATAGATGATGCCTCATCACTATACAAATTAGATGTAGCAGTAGGTAGAATTCTTGCAGATTCACCACAAAGAGCTAAAGAAATGGTAGATAAAGTAAATACTTACTACTCACAAGAAGCTTTTGGTAGCTGGAGAAATAATTTAATATTTGTTTCTGATGATGTTGATGAAGCCTTTGAAAAAATTCTTCAAGAAACAACAGATGAAATTGCAGATGAGATTACTACCGAAAAACCTTTTTTCAATGTCGTAAAAATTCATTCTGATGCATACCAACAAGAATCATCGGCTGGTGGAGACCGCTACCCATCTGTAAGAAGTGCCATTATAGATGCGGTAGAAAAAGGAGCATTAGTTGTTAATTATTTTGGTCATGGAGGCGAAGATGGTTTTGCTTTTGAAAGGATCTACGAAAAATCTGATGCGCCAGAACTTCGTAACGATTGTAAACTAACCACTTTTGTTACAATAACCTGCGATTTTACGAGATTTGATAATCCGTTAAGAGAAACAGCAGGAGAATTAACATATTGGAACAAGAATGCAGGAGCAGTAGCGTTAATAACTACAACAAGAGAAGTTTTTGTAAGTGTTGGTACAACATTTAATAAAAAATTAGAAGAATATTTATTCTCATATAGCGATAACGATACTTTTAGTGATTTTGAGTACCCAACAATGGCAGAAGCATTAAGGCTAACCAAAAATGATAACTCTATAAATGCACAAAAAGAATTAGTCTTTTTTATAGGTGATCCAGCAATGAAATTAGCAATACCAGAACCTAATGTTGTATTAACACATATTAACGATGTACCAGTTCAAGGTAATACAGAAGTTCTAGAAGCTTTGAGTTATGCAAAATTAGCAGGACAAGTAACAGATGTTAATGGTAACTTATTGTCAAATTATAATGGTAAGCTAGTAACAACAATTTACGATAAACCAATAGAAAGAGAAACACTAGCAAACGATGGTGTAGTAGAAAACGGTCAACTAATAAAACTAGAATACGAAACATTAGGCGAAGTAATCTTTAGAGGTCAAGCAACAGTAACAAATGGCATGTTTGAGTTCGATTTTATTGTACCTAGAGATATTGGAATTCCTGTAGGTTACGGTAAAGTAAGCTTTTATGCATCACGAGAAACACCATTAAGCGACCAAACAGGAGCAACAACTACAACATTACAAATTGGAGGCGTAAATGAAAATGCAGCAGAAGACAATCAAGGACCAGATATAATTTTACATATGAATGATGAAGCTTTTGTCTCAGGAGGCATAACAAATGCGTCACCAACACTATTGGTAAAGTTACAAGACGAAAATGGTATTAATACAGCCAGTGGAATTGGTCATGATATAGTAGCAACATTAGATGGAGACGAAGTAAATCCCTTTATATTAAACAGTTATTATGTAACAGAATTAGATGATTATACACGCGGAAGCCTAAGTTTTCCATTTAGAGATTTGGAGCCAGGATTACACACATTAAAATTAAAAGCTTGGGATGTCTACAATAACTCATCAGAAACAGAAATTCAATTTAGAGTATTTAACGAAGATGAAGTGCTTGTAATAGAAAACGTATTAAACTATCCAAATCCTTTTGTAAATTATACAGAGTTTTGGTTCTCTCATAATAGTTCAGAAACACTAAATATATCAGTTCAAATTTTTACTATATCAGGAAAATTAGTAAGAACTCTTAATGGACAAACAACAGGAGTTGGCTCTAAAATAACTAGCTCTACATCAAGAGATATTATTTGGGACGGAAGAGACGATTTTGGAGATAAAATAGGAAAAGGAACCTATGTTTATAAATTAACAGTACACTCACCAACAACAAATAAAACAGTCGAAAAAATAGAGAAACTTGTAATCCTCTAATAAAAAATTATATTTGCCTAATAAATTTATATATGAAAAATAGAATAATTTTTATAATTACCGCCATTTTTACCTTTAATTTAAATGCACAAAACCCTACAACTATAGTTCCAGATGCAGATTCTAGAGTTATAACAACAGGAATGCCTTTTTTATTAATAGCACCAGATGCCAGAGCAGCAGGTATGGGAGATATGGGTGTAGCAACCTCAGTAGATGCATTTTCTCAAAAATGGAATCCAGCAAAGTATGTGTTTTCTGAAGCTAAATCAGGTGTGTCTTTAAGTTATACACCATATTTAAGTAAATTAGTAAATGATATAGGTGTTGGTTATGTTTCGTACTTTAACAGAATAAATGAGCAAAGTGCTGTTGGAGCAAGTTTAACTTATTTTAGTTTAGGTGAAATTGAATTTAGAGAAACAGCAGACGATGTACCTTTAATTCAAAAGCCAAACGAATTTGCTTTAGACTTATCATATACTTTACGATTAAGTGATCAATTTGGTATGGCAGTAGCAATGCGTTATTTACGTTCAGATTTAAAAATTAGAGATAATAGTAATGTAGAAACTGATCCAGCAAGTACTTTTGGTGTAGATATTACAGGTTTCTATCAAAGTGAAGAAGAAGCTTATAACGATTTTAACGGCCGTTGGAGAATGGGATTTGCTTTACAAAATTTAGGTCCTACATTTACTTATACAGATGGAGGTCCAGATAACTTTCAACCTACAACCTTACGTTTAGGTGCAGGTTTCGATTTTATCTTCGACCAATACAATACATTAGCAGTAACAGCAGAGTTTACCAAATTATTAGTACCAACACCACCAGTAACAGGTACAGAACGTGAATTTAATGATGATAATGGAAATGGCGTTTACGAGCCAGAAGATGGAGAAACATTAGGAGCAGTGGTAGACGATCGTGTTATAATAGATGGTCAAGAAAATAGAGATGTAAGTTTTATCTCGGGAATATTTCAATCCTTTGGTGATGCACCAGGTGGTTTTAAAGAAGAATTACAAGAATTTACATACGCTTTAGGAGCAGAATATAAATATCAAGATGCTTTTGCATTTAGAGCAGGATATTTTAATGAGCATGAAGAAAAAGGAGCTAGAAAATTCTTTGCTTTAGGAGCAGGATTTAAATACAATGTTGTTAATGTGGATTTATCATACCTATTTTCAGCATCAAAAATTCAAAGCCCGTTAGAAAGTACATTACGTTTCTCACTAACATTTAATTTAGGAGCAGGTACATATAGCGAGTACTAATTTTAATAAAATAAATAATAAAAAAACTATTGCCAACAGCAATAGTTTTTTTGTCTAAAACCATTTCTAAAATAGTTTATATATTAGATTTTAATATGAAAGAAATAAAAATAGAATCAACACTTTATGCATTCAATTCGTTAAACGAAACGCCTAAAGAGATACAAGACTTAATGGAAATAGCTATAGAAGCTAGAAAAAAGGCTTACGCTCCATATTCAAAATTTAAAGTAGGAGCAGCAATTTTATTAGAAAACGGTGAAATAGTTTCAGGAAGTAACCAAGAAAACGCATCATATCCATCAGGTTTATGCGCAGAGCGAACAGCAATTTATTATGCTGGAGCCAAATACCCAAATGTAAAAATTGTTAATATGGCTATTACTGCTGCATCAGAAAATCAAGAAACATTAGAGCCTATACCTCCTTGTGGAGCATGTAGACAAGCCATAGCAGAATATGAAAACAATCAAGAAAATGCTATAGAAATTTATTTTATGGGCGTATCTGGAAAAGTGGTAAAGTCTAATTCTTTGGCTAATTTATTACCATTTGGTTTTAATAAATCCAATCTATAACGTTTTCGTAATTCTAACTTAAGTATTATACGCATTTTAGTTAATTTTCACTTTTGCTATACCAAATCAAAGTATTACTTTTGTTAGTGAAACTCAATTTTAAAAATAAATTGTACTCTTAATAAATTTTATAATTTATTTAATCATATAAATAAGGTTTATTATTTCTTTTAAAGAAACACCAAAATATGCAAAAAGTAACTAAAGAAGTGTACCTAAAATGGTACGAAGACATGTATTTCTGGAGAAAGTTTGAAGACAAACTTGCCGCAGTTTATATCCAACAAAAAGTAAGAGGATTTCTTCACTTGTATAATGGTCAAGAAGCAGTATTAGCAGGAGCTTTACATGCAATGGACTTAACAAAAGATAAAATGATTACCGCATATCGTAATCACGTACAACCAATTGGTATGGGTGTAGACCCAAAACGTGTTATGGCAGAATTATACGGTAAAGCCACAGGTACATCTAAAGGTTTAGGTGGCTCTATGCATATTTTCTCAAAAGAGCACCGTTTTTACGGAGGTCATGGTATTGTTGGTGGTCAAATTCCCTTAGGAGCTGGTATTGCATTTGGTGATAAATACCACGATAAAGACGCTGTAACTATTTGCTGTTTTGGTGATGGAGCTGCAAGACAAGGTTCTTTACATGAAACATTTAACTTAGCAATGTTATGGAATCTTCCTGTAGTTTTTGTTTGTGAAAACAATGGATATGCTATGGGAACTAGTGTTGAAAGAACAGCAAACCATACAGATATCTGGAAACTAGGTTTAGGGTACGAAATGCCATGCGGACCAGTAGATGGTATGAACCCAGTTAAAGTAGCCGAAGCTTTTGATGAAGCTATTTCTAGAGCACGTTCTGGTGGTGGACCAACTTTTCTTGAGTTAAAAACATATAGATATAGAGGACACTCAATGTCTGATGCGCAACACTATAGAACAAAAGACGAAGTAAACGAATACAAAAAAATAGATCCTATTACTCAGGTTAAAGAAGTTATTTTAGATAAAAAATACGCTACCGAAGATGAGTTAAAGGAAATAGATAAACGCGTTAAAAATTTAGTTTCAGAGTGTGAGAAATTTGCAGAAGAATCTCCATACCCAGAAAAAAATGTAATGTACGACGCCGTATACGAGCAAGAAGATTATCCTTTTATAGATCATAAAATAAAGTAAGCCATGGCAGAAATTATTAACATGCCGCGATTAAGCGACACGATGGAAGAAGGTACTGTAGCTTCTTGGTTAAAAAATGTAGGAGATAAAATTGAAGAAGGAGACATTTTAGCCGAAATTGAAACAGATAAAGCAACAATGGAGTTTGAGTCTTTTAACGAAGGTACTTTGCTTCATATTGGAATTCAAGAAGGAGAAACTGCAAAAGTAGATTCGCTTTTAGCTATAATTGGTGAAGAAGGTGAAGATATTTCAGGTTTGCTTAATGGCGATTCTCAAGATGATAAAACAAATGAGTCTTCTTCTGAAAAAACTGAAGATACCTCAAATAAAACGTCTAAAGAAGAAAGCCAAGATACTAACGAAGAAACAAATACAGAAACCCAAGATTTACCAGAAGGTGTAACCGTAGTAACAATGCCACGTTTAAGTGATACTATGGAAGAAGGAACTGTTGCAACGTGGCTAAAAAATGTTGGTGATGAAGTTGAAGAAGGAGATATTTTAGCCGAAATTGAAACAGATAAAGCTACAATGGAGTTTGAATCTTTCCAATCAGGTAATTTATTACATATAGGATTACAAGAAGGAGAATCAGCCAAAGTAGATGCTTTGTTAGCTATAATTGGTCCTGCAGGAACAGACGTATCGTCAATTGCTAAAAACTTTAAAGTTGGAGGTAGTGATAGTGCACCTAAAGAGAAAAAAGTAGAAGCACCAAAACAAACAAAAAAAGAAGATGCTCCTAAAGCTGCAGCTAAAACTGAAGCACCTAAAAAGGAGGTATCAACGTCAAACAATAATTCTAGTTCACAAAGAATTTTTGTATCTCCATTAGCTAAAAAGATGGCAGACGAAAAAGGCATACAACTTAACCAAGTAAAAGGTTCTGGTGAAAACGGAAGAATTGTAAAACGTGATATAGAAAACTTTACAACATCTGTAGCATCTTCTGCATCAGCAGCTAAGTTTGTGCCAACAGGACAAGAAGATTTTGATGAGAAATCTAACTCGCAAATGCGTAAAGTTATTGCTAAACGTTTAGGAGAATCTAAATTTACAGCACCGCATTACTATTTAAATGTGGAGTTTGATATGGAAAATGCCATTGCCTTTAGAGCACAGTATAATTCATTACCAGATGTAAAAATATCTTATAATGATATGATTATTAAAGCGTGTGCGCTAGCATTACGCCAACATCCACAAGTTAACTCACAATGGTTTAGTGATAAAATTAGAACAAATAATCACGTACACATTGGTGTTGCTGTTGCAGTAGACGAAGGTTTAGTAGTACCAGTTGTAAAATTTGCTAATGAGCAAAGTTTACCTCAAATTGGAGGAGAAGTTAGAGATTATGCAAAACGTGCAAGAGCAAAAAAATTAACTCCAGCCGAAATGGAAGGTAGCACATTTACTATTTCAAACTTAGGTATGTTTGGTATAGAAAGCTTTACATCTATTATAAATCAACCAAACTCAGCGATACTTTCAGTTGGAGCTATAGTTGCAAAGCCAGTAGTTAAAAACGGTCAAGTTGTAGCAGGTAATACAATGAAACTTACTCTAGCATGCGATCATAGAACAGTAGATGGAGCTACAGGAGCTCAGTTTTTGCAAACCCTAAAAGGTTTTGTAGAAAATCCAGTAACTATGTTAGTGTAAAAAAACCTTTTGCTAAAAGGAACTTTATATAATAATAAACCTGATTCAATAGATTTTGAATCAGGTTTTTTTATCTTTAAACTTCAAACAAAATATAATATGAAAACACTAACAATTTTAAGTGCTTTAACTTTATTAATAGGTTGTGGTACAGCACAAAATAACAACAAAAGTACTACTGTTAACAAGGGTGAAACCATTACTAAAGCAGAAGAAATAAAAAAAGATTTTGTAAACGCGTTAGAAATAAAAGAAGTTGTTTCTTTTTTAGCATCTGATGATTTACAAGGAAGAGATACAGGCACAGAAGGAATTAATGAAGCAGCAAACTATATAGAAACACAGTTTAAATCGTTTGGCGTAGAACCATATTTTGAAACTTATAGAGATAATTTTAAAGTAGAAAATATGGATGCTTATAATGTTGTAGGGTATCTAGAAGGTACAGATGCCAAACTAAAAAACGAGTTTATAATTATTGGAGCGCATTACGACCATATTGGTACAGCAAAAGATGTAAATGGTGATACTATTGCAAATGGAGCAAACGATAACGCAGCAGGTACAAGTGGTGTGTTGTTTCTAGCAAAATATTTTGCAAAAGAAAAAACAAACAAAAGAAGTATAATTTTTACAACATTCACAGCAGAAGAAAAAGGGTTGCTAGGTTCTAAACACTTAGCCGAAAGACTAAAAGAAAAAAATATTAATTTATATACAATGATTAATATTGAAATGATTGGTGTACCATTTAAAGACAGAGACTATCAAGCATTTATTACAGGACACGAACTGTCTAACTTAGGAGAGAAAATGAATAGTTATGCAGGCGAGAAACTTATAGGAGCATCAAGTGTTTCTAAAAAATATGGATTGTTTAAAAGATCAGACAATTATGCTTTTTACCAAGCTTTTAAAGTGCCAAGCCACACTGTATCGTCTTGCGATTTAACTAATTTTGATTTTTACCATCACGTTGATGATGAGGTAGATAAATTAGATTATAATTTTATGGCTAGTTTAATAAACAAATTAGCACCTGTAATTCAAGAAATGGCTAATACACCATCACAAGAAATAAAAATGAATGAAAACTAAAAATATAATAATAACAGGAACAAGTAGAGGTATAGGTTTTGAACTTGTTCACCTTTTTGCAAATCAAGGTCACAATGTTTTAGCTCTATCTCGAAACGAGCAAAAAGTGAGTAATTTAAACTTTGATAATATAGAATCTTTTTCTTTTGATTTAGGTAAAACCGAAGACTATAAACAGGTTGAAGAATTTATTAAAACCGAATGGAAACAGGTTGATGTTTTAATTAATAACGCAGGTACTTTATTAAACAAACCATTTGCCGAAACAACAATGGAAGACTTTGAGTATGTTTATAGAACAAATGTATTTGGGGTAGCAGAAATGACACGTACAGTAATTCCTTACATGAAAAAAGAAAGCCATGTAGTTACAATAAGTTCTATGGGTGGCGTTCAAGGCAGTGTTAAGTTTCCAGGATTAGCAGCTTATAGTTCAAGTAAAGGTGCAGTAGTAACACTTACAGAGTTGTTAGCTGAAGAATACAAAGAAACAGGACCAAGTTTTAATGCTTTAGCTTTAGGCGCAGTACAAACCGAAATGCTAGAAGAAGCATTTCCTGGTTATCAAGCACCAACTACAGCATTAGAAATGGCTAATTATATTCTAGATTTTTCATTAAATGGAAACAAATATTATAACGGCAAACTATTACAGGTGTCTAATTCTACACCATAAAATATAATTTAAGTTATAAAAAAGCCTGAAAAATATTAATGTTTTTCAGGCTTTTTTAGTAATATCTTATATCTGCTCTAAAGCAACATAGGCTTCGGCACTAGAAAATACTTCAGTTGGGAATACATTATATTCTAATATTTCAACAACTTTTATAAGCTGTTCAAA from Lacinutrix sp. 5H-3-7-4 includes the following:
- the porV gene encoding type IX secretion system outer membrane channel protein PorV, yielding MKNRIIFIITAIFTFNLNAQNPTTIVPDADSRVITTGMPFLLIAPDARAAGMGDMGVATSVDAFSQKWNPAKYVFSEAKSGVSLSYTPYLSKLVNDIGVGYVSYFNRINEQSAVGASLTYFSLGEIEFRETADDVPLIQKPNEFALDLSYTLRLSDQFGMAVAMRYLRSDLKIRDNSNVETDPASTFGVDITGFYQSEEEAYNDFNGRWRMGFALQNLGPTFTYTDGGPDNFQPTTLRLGAGFDFIFDQYNTLAVTAEFTKLLVPTPPVTGTEREFNDDNGNGVYEPEDGETLGAVVDDRVIIDGQENRDVSFISGIFQSFGDAPGGFKEELQEFTYALGAEYKYQDAFAFRAGYFNEHEEKGARKFFALGAGFKYNVVNVDLSYLFSASKIQSPLESTLRFSLTFNLGAGTYSEY
- the cdd gene encoding cytidine deaminase, which encodes MKEIKIESTLYAFNSLNETPKEIQDLMEIAIEARKKAYAPYSKFKVGAAILLENGEIVSGSNQENASYPSGLCAERTAIYYAGAKYPNVKIVNMAITAASENQETLEPIPPCGACRQAIAEYENNQENAIEIYFMGVSGKVVKSNSLANLLPFGFNKSNL
- the porU gene encoding type IX secretion system sortase PorU, whose product is MKKILFVITMLICAVVFAQQKKFNLNWQGVKTFHSGTHTIQVPEFLPKKNFKFSLAQGIQFVSQWESPTLINENSVNLTNVTYSNITKSQLKGINLSTVPSTIQVVLKNVSDRNKNYAVLQVSAIVKSGNSYKKVTGFTINYNNSNSGRLANRNPLIFNSVLNTGSWYRFAVKDTGVFKLSKSFLNQLGINVESFDPRTIKIYGSGGQMLPYENSANYPYDPEENAIQVIGEDDGFFHDSDYVLFYGVGPKGRVEDSSINTNLNPYIDTAFYYISIGSGLGKRILPFQEPTGAATLTINSFQDYKFHEVDDFNLAFVGRRWFGDKFDIETSKTFDFNFPDLDTTTPINLKLIGVTTSTSAASMAININGAQVSTLTIPSATGANVASEALYQDNIPVASENVSVQINYDNQGVPGGAGYIDYLAIEATRNLNYNGNQFQFKNNQTAQSSGIGEYVITGAANLPEVWNVTDNLNVTKKVNTSNAATFSFKSTLGTLKKYVAVSTSDFKTPIVPASTKVNNQNIKGTIFNNSQGAFQDIDYVIVTPTSHLSQAERLAQINRTKNNLNVKVVTAEAIYTEFSTGNQDIAAIRNFVKYVYENASSTQNRLKYLCLFGDSSFDYKAKIASNTYNLPLWNAYSSFNYTNSYISDDFYGLMDDNEGDIDDASSLYKLDVAVGRILADSPQRAKEMVDKVNTYYSQEAFGSWRNNLIFVSDDVDEAFEKILQETTDEIADEITTEKPFFNVVKIHSDAYQQESSAGGDRYPSVRSAIIDAVEKGALVVNYFGHGGEDGFAFERIYEKSDAPELRNDCKLTTFVTITCDFTRFDNPLRETAGELTYWNKNAGAVALITTTREVFVSVGTTFNKKLEEYLFSYSDNDTFSDFEYPTMAEALRLTKNDNSINAQKELVFFIGDPAMKLAIPEPNVVLTHINDVPVQGNTEVLEALSYAKLAGQVTDVNGNLLSNYNGKLVTTIYDKPIERETLANDGVVENGQLIKLEYETLGEVIFRGQATVTNGMFEFDFIVPRDIGIPVGYGKVSFYASRETPLSDQTGATTTTLQIGGVNENAAEDNQGPDIILHMNDEAFVSGGITNASPTLLVKLQDENGINTASGIGHDIVATLDGDEVNPFILNSYYVTELDDYTRGSLSFPFRDLEPGLHTLKLKAWDVYNNSSETEIQFRVFNEDEVLVIENVLNYPNPFVNYTEFWFSHNSSETLNISVQIFTISGKLVRTLNGQTTGVGSKITSSTSRDIIWDGRDDFGDKIGKGTYVYKLTVHSPTTNKTVEKIEKLVIL
- the gldJ gene encoding gliding motility lipoprotein GldJ, coding for MNMKKVIVSRILIVLAISLTLVSCGRSGGSNTSRATGWDINSKEGGFQYNTKFKEQETAPGLVFVEGGTFTMGRVQDDVMHDWNNTPNQQHLQSFYMDETEVTNLMYMEYLDWIKRVYPPEEENFRAIYEGVVPDTLVWRNRLGYNEVMTENYLRHPGYAEYPVVGVSWIQAVEFANWRTDRVNEMYLQQEGYLKQDSQYEATADANFNTDTYINAPTQTFGGNEEILKGGKLKPQTDKEGNEINVFASRQTGVISPKYRLPTEAEWEYAALGLSEVRSYNVYRGRKKYPWDGQYTRSGKRQVRGDQLANFKQGKGDYGGIAGWSDDGADITAQVKTYAPNDYGLYDMAGNVAEWVADVYRPIVDDEFNDFNYYRGNVYTKNVLNDDGTVKVVTTDEVEYDTLPTGKLVVRVLPGEIAQQPVDENETYLRTNFDRADNRNFRDGDRQSSRMYDDGFDESEDGDNANVTRKMYNSPKHSVEYDSTGTLIRERDKSNKRTSLINDEVRVYKGGSWRDREYWLDPAQRRYFPQTMATDYIGFRCAMSRVGSKSKSKNKTKN
- the pdhA gene encoding pyruvate dehydrogenase (acetyl-transferring) E1 component subunit alpha; translation: MQKVTKEVYLKWYEDMYFWRKFEDKLAAVYIQQKVRGFLHLYNGQEAVLAGALHAMDLTKDKMITAYRNHVQPIGMGVDPKRVMAELYGKATGTSKGLGGSMHIFSKEHRFYGGHGIVGGQIPLGAGIAFGDKYHDKDAVTICCFGDGAARQGSLHETFNLAMLWNLPVVFVCENNGYAMGTSVERTANHTDIWKLGLGYEMPCGPVDGMNPVKVAEAFDEAISRARSGGGPTFLELKTYRYRGHSMSDAQHYRTKDEVNEYKKIDPITQVKEVILDKKYATEDELKEIDKRVKNLVSECEKFAEESPYPEKNVMYDAVYEQEDYPFIDHKIK